A section of the Longibacter salinarum genome encodes:
- a CDS encoding ROK family protein: MPDPLIIGVDLGATNIESAAVRGGDILASDKKKTRPEKGVDAVIERIAKTVRNTIDDMDASKDDFEALCIGAPGAVDIEAGVIKSAPNLGWTNVPLGDLLEEELEMPVLVDNDVNIGVLGEHVYGAGKGTLDMIGIFVGTGIGGGLVLNGTPHYGWRGVAGEVGHVVVKPNGRQCGCGRYGCVEAYASKTAMEAIIREEMEKGRSTEVFEIMEKKGKQKLTSSVIEASLEAGDLLMEEAIQNAQYYLGLLTANLVNVLDPEVVVFGGGVVERLGQDFIDPIGRTARQHYLQREGAEKIRLVPAALGDDAGPIGAGVVARRRLQSAI, from the coding sequence ATGCCTGATCCCCTGATCATCGGCGTCGACCTCGGTGCAACCAACATCGAGTCGGCCGCTGTTCGCGGAGGTGACATCCTCGCCTCGGATAAGAAAAAAACGCGACCTGAGAAAGGTGTTGACGCGGTCATCGAGCGCATTGCCAAGACGGTGCGCAACACGATCGATGACATGGATGCGAGCAAAGACGATTTCGAGGCACTCTGCATCGGTGCCCCAGGGGCCGTCGACATTGAGGCAGGCGTCATCAAGTCGGCCCCTAACCTGGGCTGGACGAACGTCCCACTCGGGGACCTGCTGGAAGAGGAGCTCGAGATGCCCGTCCTCGTCGACAACGACGTCAACATCGGCGTGCTCGGTGAGCACGTCTACGGTGCCGGTAAGGGCACGCTCGACATGATCGGTATTTTCGTCGGGACGGGCATCGGCGGTGGACTCGTGCTGAACGGCACCCCGCATTATGGATGGCGCGGCGTCGCGGGCGAGGTCGGCCACGTCGTCGTGAAGCCAAACGGACGCCAGTGCGGATGTGGACGCTATGGCTGCGTCGAGGCCTACGCGAGCAAGACGGCGATGGAGGCAATCATCCGCGAGGAGATGGAGAAAGGCCGCTCGACGGAGGTCTTCGAGATCATGGAGAAGAAGGGCAAGCAGAAGCTCACCAGCAGCGTCATTGAGGCCTCGCTGGAAGCGGGCGACCTGCTGATGGAGGAAGCCATCCAGAACGCGCAATACTACCTTGGACTCCTAACGGCCAACCTCGTCAACGTGCTGGACCCGGAGGTCGTCGTCTTCGGCGGAGGCGTCGTGGAGCGCCTCGGTCAGGACTTCATCGACCCCATCGGACGAACGGCCCGGCAGCACTACCTGCAGCGCGAGGGGGCGGAGAAAATCCGCCTCGTCCCGGCCGCCCTTGGCGACGATGCCGGCCCCATCGGCGCGGGCGTCGTCGCACGCCGCCGCCTGCAGTCCGCGATATAG
- a CDS encoding DsbA family oxidoreductase, producing the protein MADDATPPLIIDVHADIACPWCYIGHQRLEQALEKRPELDVVLRWRPFQLQPGMPAEGRPWREFAQEKFGGWDKAQQMFERVKAVGSEDGLVFNFDSMEVAPNTADAHRLVLWAEGQSAGVEMSERLYAAYFADGKNVSDRNVLARCAADAGLDPDAAREMLQSEDWKQEVVRAQDLARQRGVTGVPFHVFDERYAVSGAQPVEAFVRALDTATGG; encoded by the coding sequence ATGGCCGACGACGCGACCCCGCCCCTGATCATTGACGTTCACGCCGATATCGCGTGCCCCTGGTGCTACATCGGACATCAACGACTGGAGCAGGCGTTAGAAAAGCGACCGGAGCTCGACGTCGTGTTGCGCTGGCGACCGTTTCAGTTGCAGCCGGGGATGCCGGCGGAAGGGCGACCGTGGCGGGAGTTTGCCCAGGAGAAATTCGGGGGCTGGGACAAGGCGCAGCAGATGTTCGAGCGCGTGAAGGCCGTCGGCTCGGAGGACGGACTCGTCTTCAACTTCGACTCGATGGAGGTTGCGCCGAACACGGCAGATGCCCACCGGCTCGTGCTTTGGGCCGAAGGGCAGAGTGCTGGCGTGGAAATGTCGGAGCGGCTCTACGCAGCCTACTTCGCCGATGGCAAGAACGTGAGTGATCGCAACGTGCTCGCTCGGTGTGCCGCCGACGCCGGACTCGATCCGGATGCGGCTCGGGAGATGCTACAGAGCGAAGACTGGAAGCAGGAGGTCGTCCGTGCACAAGATCTGGCTCGCCAGCGCGGCGTCACGGGAGTTCCGTTTCACGTGTTCGACGAACGGTATGCGGTGTCGGGGGCCCAGCCGGTGGAGGCGTTCGTCCGAGCGCTGGATACGGCAACTGGGGGATGA
- a CDS encoding T9SS type A sorting domain-containing protein gives MRFLSLLLLSATLTFSAAAQSESAPVPDTDAPDSAVIPSTTVQETPPPFDNGRSGTTATPTKKRTSTTVLNNGRNPDAQPSGASGVKTSAVPTELNNGRNSSTEATPSRVRPLGVPKAVSASTVRITNVGPDGDANYDAFHPAVAYNSTASEYVVVWAGTDDAGSLAPGETEIYGLRVDATTAQPIGSPVRISSMGTDGDETFAALHPTVVFNPVEEDYFVTWQGSATAGEFEIFGRRLNASDLSISAQERLTNVGADGDATVDAQSPAVAVDTNTGAYFVTWHANPDGDMEVYGRGLNVAGQPNGSTVLQISDAGPSGDSAWRATHPAVAFNSSANEFWIVWSGSDDQTGLVAGENEIFLRRLESNGTLIGTDGQRISAAGADGDASIDAERPTIVMDSSVGEAFVSWSSNAADGSGAFDVYGQRLDLATASEKGTDDLRLSTMGPSGDVAFSGFAPAIAGISGREYVVAWRGDDSVDNSFEVHLQRVYADLAKGDEGGDDDALITSLSDGTSNYGAVTTAIAAGPSNSYLVVWSGDTSGSTLVEGEHEIFGQILKLGEPLPVDLASFTAAPSGDGIELSWQTLSETNNDRFEVQRRAGDAAKQSGTWQTVGTVSGAGTTTEAQDYRFLDRDLPYVADEVVYRLQQVDVDGASSLSDEIRIDRSGVTRLELLATFPNPARTATTVQYAVPESVDRSTDVRLMLYDVLGRQVRDVRIGSARGRNEVRMRLDGLASGMYFLRLEAGGQVRTQKLTVVR, from the coding sequence ATGAGATTCTTATCTCTTCTTTTACTCTCCGCTACGCTGACATTTTCAGCTGCGGCGCAATCCGAATCGGCGCCTGTTCCCGATACGGATGCCCCCGATTCGGCGGTCATCCCTTCAACGACGGTTCAGGAGACTCCGCCCCCATTCGACAACGGGCGCTCGGGGACAACGGCCACTCCGACCAAGAAGCGCACGTCGACAACCGTATTAAATAATGGCCGGAATCCTGACGCACAGCCCTCCGGGGCCTCGGGCGTCAAGACCTCAGCCGTCCCTACGGAGCTAAACAACGGACGCAATTCCTCGACCGAGGCAACACCTTCACGGGTACGCCCACTCGGGGTCCCGAAGGCTGTCAGCGCCAGTACCGTTCGCATCACGAACGTGGGCCCGGATGGGGACGCGAATTATGACGCCTTCCACCCGGCGGTAGCGTACAACTCGACGGCGTCGGAATACGTCGTCGTCTGGGCGGGCACCGATGACGCCGGTTCGTTGGCACCTGGCGAAACAGAAATTTACGGCCTGCGCGTCGATGCCACGACGGCACAGCCGATCGGCTCGCCCGTCCGGATCAGTTCGATGGGTACGGATGGCGACGAAACGTTCGCCGCTCTCCATCCGACCGTTGTCTTCAACCCCGTTGAGGAGGACTATTTCGTCACCTGGCAAGGGAGTGCCACCGCCGGCGAGTTCGAGATTTTTGGACGCCGATTGAACGCGTCGGATCTGTCGATCAGTGCGCAGGAGCGTCTGACAAATGTCGGCGCGGATGGTGACGCGACGGTGGATGCGCAATCCCCGGCCGTGGCCGTCGATACGAACACCGGAGCGTACTTTGTCACGTGGCACGCGAATCCAGATGGAGATATGGAAGTGTATGGCCGCGGTCTCAATGTTGCGGGCCAACCGAATGGATCCACCGTTCTGCAGATCAGCGATGCTGGGCCGAGCGGAGATTCCGCCTGGCGCGCTACGCACCCGGCCGTGGCGTTCAACTCTTCGGCAAATGAGTTCTGGATCGTTTGGAGCGGGAGCGACGATCAGACGGGCCTCGTCGCCGGGGAAAACGAGATCTTCCTTCGTCGTTTGGAAAGCAATGGCACGCTCATCGGAACCGACGGCCAGAGGATTAGCGCGGCCGGAGCGGATGGTGACGCATCGATTGATGCTGAGCGTCCGACCATTGTGATGGATTCGTCTGTCGGCGAAGCGTTCGTTTCATGGAGCAGCAACGCTGCGGACGGATCGGGTGCATTCGACGTGTACGGTCAGCGACTCGACCTTGCCACCGCTTCCGAAAAGGGTACCGACGACCTCCGCCTGTCGACGATGGGGCCGAGCGGAGATGTCGCCTTCTCCGGTTTCGCACCGGCGATCGCGGGCATTTCGGGACGTGAGTACGTCGTCGCTTGGCGTGGAGACGACAGTGTGGACAACAGCTTCGAGGTCCATCTGCAGCGCGTCTACGCCGATCTGGCGAAGGGCGATGAGGGCGGCGACGATGATGCGCTCATCACGTCTCTCAGTGATGGAACGTCCAACTACGGCGCAGTGACGACAGCGATTGCCGCCGGTCCGTCGAATTCGTACCTCGTGGTCTGGAGTGGCGACACGAGCGGAAGCACGCTGGTCGAGGGCGAGCACGAGATCTTCGGGCAAATCCTGAAACTCGGTGAGCCGCTGCCGGTCGATCTTGCCTCCTTCACGGCGGCCCCATCTGGCGACGGCATTGAGCTTTCCTGGCAGACGCTGAGCGAGACGAACAACGATCGCTTCGAGGTGCAGCGTCGAGCCGGAGATGCAGCGAAGCAAAGCGGGACCTGGCAGACCGTCGGGACGGTGAGCGGTGCCGGTACGACCACAGAAGCGCAGGACTACCGCTTCCTCGACCGGGACCTGCCGTACGTAGCGGACGAGGTGGTGTATCGCCTGCAGCAGGTCGACGTGGATGGCGCAAGCAGCCTGTCTGACGAGATCCGGATCGATCGCTCCGGCGTGACGCGACTGGAGCTGCTGGCGACATTCCCGAACCCGGCGCGGACAGCGACCACAGTTCAGTATGCCGTTCCAGAATCGGTCGACCGCTCCACGGACGTTCGGCTCATGCTCTACGACGTGCTCGGCCGACAGGTGCGCGATGTTCGCATTGGCTCGGCCCGCGGACGAAACGAGGTGCGGATGCGTCTCGATGGACTCGCCTCCGGAATGTACTTCCTTCGTCTGGAGGCAGGCGGGCAGGTGCGCACGCAGAAGTTGACGGTCGTGCGGTAG
- a CDS encoding tail fiber domain-containing protein: MSCRYISVLLLAALFILSVPNDARAQADESIQGSLCVGFDCQATETFDFKTIYMKENNLRLFFEDTSNSGSFPSNDWQIRANESENGGANLFAFDDVTNDYQAFVIEAASQDNALVVSDTDNSGSGGGYVGVGIADPQIELHLFHGDSPGIRMEQDGTEGFGNYAWDVAGNETNFFVRDVTGGASVGQEIIPFRIYPGASNGSLTVSDNSIGIGTTSPTTTLHLQSDTPGLRVENTSSGTDALALDENGNLTISGVLTEASSMHLKENRETVNTAEVLETLKSLPVETWNYRTDEDGIRHMGPMAQTFYAAFGLGVDEEHLAPLDVNGVALAAIQELLKRVESLESEAASTENQVQELKAENQELSDRIARLERLVEQQMGENADVKAQGDAK; the protein is encoded by the coding sequence ATGTCCTGTCGATACATCTCCGTCCTATTACTCGCTGCACTTTTCATTCTGTCGGTGCCCAATGATGCTCGCGCTCAGGCGGATGAGAGCATCCAGGGAAGCCTCTGTGTAGGCTTCGATTGCCAGGCCACGGAGACGTTCGACTTCAAGACGATCTATATGAAGGAGAACAACCTCCGGCTCTTCTTTGAGGACACGAGCAACTCTGGTTCTTTTCCGTCGAATGACTGGCAGATTAGAGCGAATGAATCAGAAAATGGAGGGGCGAATCTGTTCGCATTCGACGATGTGACGAACGATTATCAGGCGTTTGTTATTGAGGCGGCCTCGCAGGATAATGCTCTTGTGGTTAGCGACACCGACAATTCGGGTAGCGGTGGAGGGTATGTTGGTGTCGGTATCGCAGACCCTCAGATCGAACTGCACCTCTTTCACGGCGACTCACCGGGGATCCGGATGGAGCAGGATGGGACGGAGGGATTCGGTAATTATGCGTGGGACGTGGCGGGCAACGAAACGAACTTTTTCGTCCGAGACGTGACCGGAGGGGCGAGTGTTGGCCAAGAAATTATTCCGTTTCGTATCTATCCCGGCGCGAGCAACGGGTCGCTGACGGTTTCCGATAACAGCATTGGAATTGGCACGACCAGCCCAACGACGACGCTCCACCTGCAGTCGGACACCCCCGGTTTGCGGGTCGAGAATACGTCGAGCGGAACGGACGCCCTTGCGCTCGATGAAAACGGAAACCTGACGATCTCGGGCGTACTGACGGAAGCGTCGAGCATGCACCTCAAGGAAAACCGGGAGACGGTGAACACCGCGGAGGTATTGGAGACGCTGAAATCACTTCCTGTCGAGACCTGGAACTACCGTACTGATGAGGATGGCATCCGCCACATGGGTCCGATGGCTCAGACCTTTTATGCTGCGTTCGGGCTCGGTGTGGATGAAGAGCACCTTGCTCCGCTGGACGTGAACGGTGTGGCGTTGGCCGCCATTCAGGAGTTGCTGAAACGCGTGGAATCGCTCGAGAGCGAAGCGGCTTCGACCGAGAATCAGGTGCAGGAGCTGAAAGCGGAGAATCAAGAACTGAGCGACCGCATCGCCCGCCTGGAGCGTCTCGTGGAGCAGCAGATGGGGGAGAATGCGGATGTGAAAGCGCAGGGGGACGCAAAGTAA